The segment ATCGATTTCAAGGACTTCTTTCCCTCAATTAAGCCTAATGATTTGTTCTCTGTAATCGACAAAAATTCATCAATGGAATTAGATACATCGAATAAGGAGTGTTTAACAAAAGCTTTATTTGTGAAGAGCAAAGACAAAAAACAAGGATTAGCGGTTGGTGCGCCATCATCGCCATTGATTAGCAATATTGTAATGTATGATCTCGATCAAGAAATCCAAAAAATTGCTGGATCAATTTCGAGAAATAACGCTTACACGAGATATGCAGATGATTTGGTTTTCTCGACCAATAATAAAGGAGATTGTCGAAAATTTTACAATAAAGTAAAATCTCTTATTAAGAAAACGCAATCACCACGATTGATAATTAAAGAAGATAAGACAGTGTATTTATCTAGGGGAACAAGAAGAATGGTTACAGGAATTACAATCACGCCTGATCAACATATTTCATTAGGTCGCAGGAGAAAACGTTATATTAAAAAACTTATATTCGATTACAAGAATAATAAGATAGAACCTAAAATTAAATCTTATCTTGAAGGATTCATTGCGCACATACTAGATGTTGAACCTGATTATTACAATAAACTTGTGATTAAATATGGTGGAGAAACACTAGATCGGATTCGGAAACATAAATAAAAATCATTTGCCTTTGGTAATAAGCATAAAACCGTATTTATGAATCATTTGAATCTCTTCGAAAACTTCTCTACATTAAAGTACGAACCAGCATTCTTGCGCCCGTAGTTCGAAAATTGCCCGCGAACGCAGTGAGTGGAGGCAATTTTCAGAATCCCGCAAACGAAGTGAAGCGGGACTCGACGGAAATAAAAAAATGCGCCCGTAGCTCAGCTGGATAGAGCGACAGCCTCCGGAGCTGTAGGCCAGGCGTTCGAATCGCCTCGGGCGCACAGAAATAATGAATTTATGAACTGATTTAGGAATCGACATGCTTAAACCGCAGAAAAAAATTTCCAGAAGAGAAATCAAAGAAGATAAACTCGTAACCAAGTATTTTGAAGCACGCCAATGGATAGATGAAAACACCAAGATCCTTTCCTATGTTGGAATCGGGATTGCAGGCCTGGTGATCATCGGTTTCCTCTGGAGTAAAAGCCGGGCTGATTCAAATCTCAAGGCAACAGCCATGCTCGCGAAGGTAACGCCGTACTATGACGAAGGAAGATATGATCTTGCTATCAACGGTGTTCCGCAGGAAGGTACTCAGGGATTGCAGGCTGTGGTAGATGAACATGGCAGTACGCAGGCAGGTGAAATTGCAAAGCTCTATTTAGCAAATTCCTACTTCGCACTGAAGAGTTATGATAAAGCTCTGAACACGTATGATGATATCAGTGTATCTGATAAGATGATCACGGCCTCTGCGTATGCAGGAATGGCGGCTTGTTATGAAGCGAAAAGCGATTTCAGCCATGCAGCTTCTTATTTTGAAAAAGCGGCATCGAAAAATATGACGGTTATGCAGGGACCGGAAAATTTGCAGAGATCTGCGACAAACTATGCAGCGGCTGGGAAGAAGGAAAAAGCCATCGAACTTCTTCAGACCCTAAAAAAAGAATTTCCTACTTCGCCGTATGCCCGCGATGTTGAACGTCTCATAGCTGAATACAGCGTATAGATCGTTTCTCAGACAAGAAAATCGCCAATGTGTTTCTATCATAGATATACAAGAGGAATCATTGGCGAGATTTCTCTATTATCCTCACGGATGTATGATTACGAGTGACTCCATGTCGCTCATACCGAAGATACTGGACGTACGCAATCTCTGTCAAGGTTCTGTTCTTCCCATCTCTGAATATTTTCATTGTTCCGTAACTTTTCATGAATTATTACGAAATAGAGGTAGTGCTGCAACTCTCGTTCCATTCTGAAAGTGGACAGGAGAACATATGCATTGTTCAGCTTTACAATATATTTACATGGGTTATGGATAACGAGTCATGGTTAATATCTCCTCGATAAAAAGATTAGCAATGCTGGTTATCCCGGCAATTCTTTTACCGCTCGTATTTACATTCGATGTTATACGCGCCACAGTTGAGTTCGATAATGCCAGCATCACCATCTTGCGTGAGTTCTTCGTTCTTGGATCGTTCACACTGATCGGTCTGTTTATCGAAAAACGACGAGCGATGTCGCAGCGCAATGCTCCAAGAGAAATTGGACGTGTTTTTTTTGCAGTCGTTATTTCATTGATAATATCAGCAATTGTTTCATTCATTCAGCCTCATCAACTCTCAGAAGGGGGATCATTCCGCATTCACCAATCGGCGCTGGTATTACTTGCTTCAACTCTTATTGCGTTGGTGCTTGGAGTGCTCTCGTTGTATTTGCTCGTCATCATCCACGATCTCGTACTCTTCAAACGCCGCAAAACGACCTGGCGAAATTATTTTATCTATCTCTTCCTTCTCTTTGCGGCTTGCGCTGCCGATTTCCCTTTTCTTCTGCCGGAAGGCAATATCGTAGCTTCTATATTCTTTTCACTGACCATGATGTTTATCGTCGTGAATTCGTTCAAGCAAAATTGGATTATGTATCTTTCGAGGCGCGAAAAAAAATATTCTATTGTCTATTCAATTTTACTTTTTACCGCTCTTGTCCTATTAGATATCTATCTCGTGAGCGGTTCAGACAACAACAATGCAATTATTTCCTACAGCCGGCCTTTACATACATTCATTCGATTAAATGCCTTCTTCGGAACAGTCTATTTCGGTGTAACGTTCATCAGTACGCTTTTCCATTTACCGACAGCGGAAGTTTTCGAGCGGAAACAGTCGGAGTTGATATCGCTGCATAACTTGAGTCGCTTAGTGACCCAGGTGTTTGATTTCAATGACCTGTTAAACACTGTTACGCAAATGACATCGGAAGTGTGCGGTGCCCGCAGTGTCTGGTTGGAATTATTTTCTCTGAACGATAACACAGGAGAGATGTCTGTGGAAGTAGTTGCGAAGCGTAACATTACTCAGCAGGAAATCGATCTCATAGCAACGGATGATGGAACGCAATTACAGCGATATCTTATGGATTCGCATAAAGCACTGCTCATTGAAGATATCTGGGCGGATCGGCGGACGAAACATCTGAAAGCAAAGGGCTTTGCACGCGGTTCTTTGCTTACTGTTCCGCTTCTTTCCCATGGAAAACTTATAGGTGTTTTGCATGCAACGAAAGATTTTCAGAACGCATTTGATCAAGACGATATAGATGTGATGACAACATTTGCCGATCACGTCAGCATTGCGATTGAAAATTCACGTTTGATCTCCAAATCTATCGAGCGAGAGCGCCTGCATCAAGAAATGATGGTGGCACAGCGGATGCAGAAGCGATTACTTCCTCAATCACTGCCAAACTTGTCATCGGCAGAATTTGCAGCAGTGTCGGAGTCTTCGTTGGAAGTTGGTGGAGATTATTACGATATCATTACTCTTCCCGATAAGCGAATAGGAATTGTCGTTGGCGATGTGTCAGGGAAAGGTGTCTCTGCCGCGTTTTACATGGCAGAAGTAAAGGGAATCGTGATGTCGTTGAGCAAAATCTGCGCGACACCGCGGGAATTACTTTCGTGTGCAAATGACACGCTTATGGAAACTTTGGAAAAGAATATGTTTATTAGTGCAATATACGGCGTGCTCGATGTTCGGAATGCAACACTCACACTTGCGCGTGCCGGGCACTGTCCGGTGATTTATATTTCGCATAATTCGGTTGAATTAATACGATCAACCGGTATCGGTTTGGGATTGACAGGTCGCGAACAGTTTGACCACGCGACAGAAGAACGAACCATGAAACTTCAACCCGGCGATATTTGCATTTTTTACACTGATGGCATTACCGAATCGCGTAATGCAGAGATGGAAGAATACGGCTATGAGCGGTTGATGCAAATAGCAAGTACGTGCACGGATTGTTCAGCAAATGAAATGAAAGAAATGATTTTACAGAGTGTCCGAACTTTTATAGGGCAAGGAACGTATAATGATGACGTAACACTCATTGTGCTGAAGTGGTTAGGAAATTCGTAAGGATAGAGATGATGGAGATGCAATCGATTGCAAGGAGAGAAGGAAAAGAAGGAGACCACCATGATTGATTTTAAAATCCACCAACGGGACAACGCGGACGTCAGCGTGATTGAACTCAAGGGCTACCTTGATGCTCACACTGCGCCTGATCTCGAAACTGCTTTTCAAAAGCTGATGACGGAAAATAAGTTTAATATCGTGGTGAATTGCCGCGATCTTTCGTACATCAGCAGCGCCGGTTTGGGAGTGTTTATGGCGTATGTCGAGGATGTGCGTAAGAATAAAGGAGACATCAAGTTGACGAATATGACGCCAAAGGTGTACAACGTATTTGACTTGCTGGGTTTTCCAATCTTATACGAAATATATAAGGATGAACAAGAAGCAGTCGTACGGTTTCATGAAGCAAAGAAATAAGAACTAGGAATGAAACGGATTCAGTAAAAATTATTCATCCATGGAAACGCAGGCAGCACATAGATCGAAAAGGATTCTCAGCCGGACAGATAATCTCTTAGAAGTAAGGGAATTTGTCGGTGAAGAAGCGCGTGCGTTCGGTTTTTCTGACGAAGATGCTGCTAATATTGTGTTAGCAGTCGATGAAGCGTGCACGAATATCATCAAGCATGCATATCAGTATGCAACAGATAAAGAAATTGAAGTCTCCATTCTTCCTAAAAATCGTTCTTTTGAGATTCGAATATTTGACAACGGCAGATCGTTTGATCCTTCCACTATTCGTCAACCGGATTTAAAAGAGCATATTGGCCATCGCAAGCGGGGCGGACTTGGTGTCTATCTGATGAAAAAACTTATGGATAAGGTGGAATATAATTTCCATCGGGGAAAACGAAACGAA is part of the Ignavibacteriales bacterium genome and harbors:
- a CDS encoding retron St85 family RNA-directed DNA polymerase yields the protein MAKELLDIISEFLGFDRNEVLDIVNKAQTSYKKYNIRKKRGGTRIIHHPSKQTKAIQHALMETVLSKLPIHECAYAYRREFRSPLRRNAEKHSLFSYSIRIDFKDFFPSIKPNDLFSVIDKNSSMELDTSNKECLTKALFVKSKDKKQGLAVGAPSSPLISNIVMYDLDQEIQKIAGSISRNNAYTRYADDLVFSTNNKGDCRKFYNKVKSLIKKTQSPRLIIKEDKTVYLSRGTRRMVTGITITPDQHISLGRRRKRYIKKLIFDYKNNKIEPKIKSYLEGFIAHILDVEPDYYNKLVIKYGGETLDRIRKHK
- a CDS encoding tetratricopeptide repeat protein — protein: MLKPQKKISRREIKEDKLVTKYFEARQWIDENTKILSYVGIGIAGLVIIGFLWSKSRADSNLKATAMLAKVTPYYDEGRYDLAINGVPQEGTQGLQAVVDEHGSTQAGEIAKLYLANSYFALKSYDKALNTYDDISVSDKMITASAYAGMAACYEAKSDFSHAASYFEKAASKNMTVMQGPENLQRSATNYAAAGKKEKAIELLQTLKKEFPTSPYARDVERLIAEYSV
- a CDS encoding SpoIIE family protein phosphatase — protein: MVNISSIKRLAMLVIPAILLPLVFTFDVIRATVEFDNASITILREFFVLGSFTLIGLFIEKRRAMSQRNAPREIGRVFFAVVISLIISAIVSFIQPHQLSEGGSFRIHQSALVLLASTLIALVLGVLSLYLLVIIHDLVLFKRRKTTWRNYFIYLFLLFAACAADFPFLLPEGNIVASIFFSLTMMFIVVNSFKQNWIMYLSRREKKYSIVYSILLFTALVLLDIYLVSGSDNNNAIISYSRPLHTFIRLNAFFGTVYFGVTFISTLFHLPTAEVFERKQSELISLHNLSRLVTQVFDFNDLLNTVTQMTSEVCGARSVWLELFSLNDNTGEMSVEVVAKRNITQQEIDLIATDDGTQLQRYLMDSHKALLIEDIWADRRTKHLKAKGFARGSLLTVPLLSHGKLIGVLHATKDFQNAFDQDDIDVMTTFADHVSIAIENSRLISKSIERERLHQEMMVAQRMQKRLLPQSLPNLSSAEFAAVSESSLEVGGDYYDIITLPDKRIGIVVGDVSGKGVSAAFYMAEVKGIVMSLSKICATPRELLSCANDTLMETLEKNMFISAIYGVLDVRNATLTLARAGHCPVIYISHNSVELIRSTGIGLGLTGREQFDHATEERTMKLQPGDICIFYTDGITESRNAEMEEYGYERLMQIASTCTDCSANEMKEMILQSVRTFIGQGTYNDDVTLIVLKWLGNS
- a CDS encoding STAS domain-containing protein, with product MIDFKIHQRDNADVSVIELKGYLDAHTAPDLETAFQKLMTENKFNIVVNCRDLSYISSAGLGVFMAYVEDVRKNKGDIKLTNMTPKVYNVFDLLGFPILYEIYKDEQEAVVRFHEAKK
- a CDS encoding ATP-binding protein, which produces METQAAHRSKRILSRTDNLLEVREFVGEEARAFGFSDEDAANIVLAVDEACTNIIKHAYQYATDKEIEVSILPKNRSFEIRIFDNGRSFDPSTIRQPDLKEHIGHRKRGGLGVYLMKKLMDKVEYNFHRGKRNEVRLIKYLSNASTVAER